A window of the candidate division KSB1 bacterium genome harbors these coding sequences:
- a CDS encoding aminotransferase class III-fold pyridoxal phosphate-dependent enzyme, producing the protein MPPFIRRGAGCRLWDLDGREYIDFRCALGPIILGYQHPVVDEAVRAQMSSGVLFSMAGPVELEAAEAVVRTVPWIEQIRFLKTGADACTACVRLARAFTARDHVLSVGYHGYHGWSVPDWPHAGVPATVRGYTHVIPYGDVPAAERAFADWGEQLAAAIVEPYDWQHPDGAPFLRRLRELCTAHGALLIYDEVLTGFRLARGGAQEYFGVTPDLAAYAKAMANGYPLSAFAGKRRFMQQLEKTVITITHGGETLSLAACKATMQVMHAQPVHEHIFAMGERLMNGFADIIRELQAPAKVIGLPPAPVLTFVTGEPQRDTQLRNAFFDGLYAAGIFANDRWFISYAHQPEDIDQTLEKARKSLQALL; encoded by the coding sequence ATGCCGCCTTTTATCCGTCGCGGCGCAGGTTGCCGGCTGTGGGACCTGGATGGGCGCGAGTACATCGACTTCCGTTGCGCCCTGGGGCCGATTATCTTAGGATACCAGCACCCGGTGGTGGACGAAGCGGTCCGCGCTCAAATGTCCAGCGGCGTGCTGTTCAGCATGGCCGGCCCAGTGGAACTGGAAGCTGCCGAGGCGGTGGTGCGCACCGTGCCCTGGATAGAGCAAATCCGCTTCCTGAAAACGGGAGCCGATGCATGCACGGCCTGTGTGCGGCTGGCTCGCGCCTTCACCGCCCGCGACCACGTCCTGAGCGTCGGCTACCACGGCTACCACGGCTGGTCGGTGCCAGACTGGCCACATGCAGGCGTGCCGGCAACGGTTCGCGGCTACACCCACGTGATCCCCTATGGCGACGTGCCGGCTGCGGAGCGCGCCTTCGCCGACTGGGGCGAGCAGCTCGCCGCTGCCATCGTGGAACCGTACGACTGGCAGCACCCTGACGGGGCGCCGTTTCTCCGCCGCCTGCGCGAGCTGTGCACCGCGCACGGGGCCCTGCTCATCTACGACGAAGTGCTCACCGGCTTCCGTCTGGCGCGCGGTGGGGCACAAGAGTACTTCGGTGTAACCCCAGATTTGGCTGCCTATGCCAAGGCCATGGCAAACGGCTATCCCCTCTCCGCGTTCGCCGGAAAACGGCGCTTCATGCAGCAGCTGGAAAAGACCGTCATCACCATCACCCATGGCGGCGAGACGCTCTCTCTGGCTGCCTGCAAGGCTACGATGCAGGTGATGCACGCCCAGCCGGTCCACGAGCACATCTTTGCCATGGGCGAGCGGCTGATGAATGGCTTTGCCGATATCATCCGGGAGCTTCAAGCGCCAGCCAAGGTCATAGGGCTTCCCCCCGCTCCCGTCCTCACCTTCGTCACTGGCGAGCCGCAGCGCGATACCCAGCTACGAAACGCCTTCTTCGACGGACTCTACGCCGCCGGCATCTTCGCAAACGACCGCTGGTTCATCAGCTACGCCCATCAGCCAGAGGACATCGACCAGACGTTAGAAAAGGCCCGAAAGAGCCTACAGGCGCTGCTTTAG